In Dromiciops gliroides isolate mDroGli1 chromosome 4, mDroGli1.pri, whole genome shotgun sequence, one DNA window encodes the following:
- the EXTL2 gene encoding exostosin-like 2 has protein sequence MMRCYHICKLPGRVMGIRLLRFSSIIILVLLLVAGALTTLLPNIKDDKMPTSRREAKPQSQSALDSFTLIMQTYNRTDLLLRLLNHYQAVPHLHKVIVVWNNIGEKVPEDLWNALGPHPVPVIFKIQTVNRMRNRLQTFPELETKAVLMVDDDTLISAHDLVFAFSVWQQFPDQIVGFVPRKHVPTASGVYSYGGFELQIPEFGNGDQYSMVLIGASFFNRKYLEHFQKQPATVHALIDETQNCDDIAMNFMVAKHIGKTSGVFVKPVEMGNLEKETSSGYSGMWHRADHFLQRSYCINKLVKIYDSMPLKYSNIMISQFGFPYYANHKSKM, from the exons ATGATGAG GTGTTACCACATCTGCAAACTTCCTGGAAGAGTGATGGGAATCCGATTGCTCCGATTCTCTTCCATCATCATCCTTGTGTTACTGTTGGTGGCAGGTGCTTTGACTACGTTGCTTCCTAacataaaagatgataaaatGCCCACTTCCCGCAGAGAAGCAAAACCCCAGAGCCAGTCTGCCCTGGATTCCTTCACTCTCATCATGCAGACATACAACAGAACGGATCTGTTGCTGAGGCTGTTAAATCATTACCAGGCAGTACCTCATCTGCACAAAGTGATTGTTGTCTGGAACAACATTGGGGAGAAGGTGCCAGAAGACTTGTGGAATGCCCTCGGGCCTCATCCTGTCCCTGTGATTTTCAAAATACAGACTGTGAACAGAATGAGAAATAGACTCCAGACTTTCCCGGAGCTGGAAACCAAAG CTGTTTTAATGGTAGATGACGACACGCTAATTAGTGCTCATGACCTCGTTTTTGCATTCTCAGTTTGGCAG CAATTTCCCGATCAGATTGTAGGATTTGTCCCTAGAAAGCATGTCCCCACTGCTTCAGGTGTTTACAGTTACGGTGGCTTTGAGCTGCAAATACCAGAATTTGGAAATGGAGACCAGTATTCCATGGTGCTGATTGGAGCATCATTCTTCAACCGCAAATACCTCGAACACTTCCAGAAACAGCCAGCTACTGTCCACGCTTTGATAGATGAGACCCAGAATTGTGATGACATCGCCATGAATTTTATGGTCGCCAAACACATTGGGAAGACTTCCGGGGTATTTGTCAAGCCTGTGGAAATGGGCAATTTAGAAAAAGAGACCAGCAGTGGCTATTCGGGCATGTGGCACCGGGCAGATCACTTCTTGCAGAGGTCTTATTGTATAAATAAGCTTGTGAAGATCTATGATAGCATGCCCTTAAAATACTCCAACATTATGATTTCCCAGTTTGGTTTTCCATACTATGCCAACCACAAAAGCAAAATgtaa